The genomic region TCAAGGAGACTTTAAATTAATAAGTGAGTCGAATAAAGGGACTGAAATAAAAGTACTACTTCCATTGTAGGGAGGAGAAAATCATGACAATAAAGGTTTTAATTGCAGATGATCATCATGTCGTTCGACGAGGGTTAATCTTTTTCCTGAAAACACAAAAGGATATTGACATAATTGGTGAGGCTCAGAATGGGCAGGAAGCAGTAGAACGGGCTCAGGAGTTGAAACCAGACGTAATTTTAATGGACCTAATTATGCCTCTGATGGACGGGATTGAAGCCACGAAGGAGATAAAGTTGAAAGTTCCTGAAATAGCGATTATCATGCTTACAAGTTTTTCAGATCAAGAACATGTTATTCCTGCGCTAGAGGCAGGAGCTTCTGGCTATCAGTTGAAGGACATAGAGCCGGATGAATTAGTCCACTGCATACGCCAAGTTGTTCAAGGAGAAAAAGCTCTTCATCCTAAAGCAACCTCCCAACTCTTAACAAGAATAACCACACAAAAACCAGATAATTTAATAGAAAATCTGACTACTCGTGAAAAAGAA from Bacillus sp. 2205SS5-2 harbors:
- a CDS encoding response regulator transcription factor translates to MTIKVLIADDHHVVRRGLIFFLKTQKDIDIIGEAQNGQEAVERAQELKPDVILMDLIMPLMDGIEATKEIKLKVPEIAIIMLTSFSDQEHVIPALEAGASGYQLKDIEPDELVHCIRQVVQGEKALHPKATSQLLTRITTQKPDNLIENLTTREKEVLGQLTKGKSNKEIAVSLFITEKTVKSHISNIFGKLQVSDRTQAALYAVKRGIV